The following proteins come from a genomic window of Fibrobacter sp. UWR4:
- a CDS encoding VanZ family protein, whose product MLKMFETLFDKYPFFRKIPAILCMAVIFKLSSMTGDDLQDLPQVWDKLAHTCEYATLAGCFALWWDRATWSSRQWFRILIVAVIALVYGCTDEYHQSFVEGRYSDAMDLVADFTGGLIGGTVYAIVCKILNRFDPLPIKQKTPEESDEDVAE is encoded by the coding sequence ATGCTCAAGATGTTTGAAACGCTATTTGACAAGTACCCCTTCTTTCGTAAGATTCCTGCAATTCTCTGTATGGCGGTAATCTTCAAGCTTTCTTCCATGACTGGCGACGATTTGCAGGACTTACCTCAGGTTTGGGATAAGCTAGCCCATACGTGCGAATATGCAACTTTGGCGGGTTGTTTTGCTCTGTGGTGGGATCGTGCAACGTGGTCGAGCCGTCAGTGGTTTCGCATTTTAATTGTTGCAGTGATTGCTTTGGTGTATGGCTGTACCGATGAGTATCATCAAAGTTTTGTCGAGGGACGCTATAGTGATGCAATGGATTTAGTTGCGGACTTTACGGGGGGCCTTATTGGCGGTACTGTCTATGCTATCGTTTGTAAAATACTGAATCGATTTGACCCGCTTCCCATTAAACAAAAAACGCCGGAAGAATCCGACGAAGATGTAGCCGAATAG
- a CDS encoding class I SAM-dependent rRNA methyltransferase has translation MKAIILKATREKSALRFHPWIFSGAIDEVTGDPQLGDVVEVYSYHSDFLGLAAYSPKSQIRGRFWTFGEKANIDRDFFSDILDRAIAARKSRGFDIADKESAFRLINAENDGIPGCIIDKYADIYSVEILAAGAEVNRKIIYELLAEKTGCRGIYERCDSDVRKKEGLPIRTGCVYGEVPDEPVIINENGILFPIDVKNGHKTGYYLDQRDARRRVGELAKGKKVLNCFCYTGGFGLYALRGGCEKVYQVDVSKDALKLAKEGIMRNKLSTAHATHVEADVFQYLRKCRDKAETFDFIVLDPPKFVDSKDNLQKGCRGYKDINLLAMKLLAEGGMLATFSCSGLMEMDLFQKIIADAAADAHKRVQIIERFGQPADHPVNTAFPEGQYLKGLLVQVI, from the coding sequence ATGAAAGCAATTATCCTGAAAGCAACCCGTGAAAAGTCCGCACTGCGTTTCCACCCCTGGATTTTCAGTGGCGCCATCGACGAAGTTACCGGCGACCCTCAGCTGGGTGACGTTGTAGAAGTATACAGCTACCATAGCGATTTCCTGGGCCTTGCAGCCTATTCCCCCAAATCCCAGATCCGAGGACGTTTCTGGACTTTCGGAGAAAAAGCAAACATTGACCGAGACTTCTTTAGCGACATTCTAGACCGTGCCATCGCCGCACGCAAGAGCCGCGGTTTCGACATTGCCGATAAGGAAAGTGCATTCCGCCTGATCAATGCGGAAAATGACGGCATTCCGGGCTGCATCATTGATAAGTACGCAGACATCTACTCCGTGGAAATTCTTGCAGCAGGCGCAGAAGTCAATCGCAAGATCATTTACGAACTGCTGGCCGAGAAGACCGGCTGTCGTGGCATCTACGAGCGTTGCGATTCCGACGTCCGCAAAAAGGAAGGACTTCCTATCCGTACAGGCTGCGTCTACGGGGAAGTTCCTGACGAGCCCGTCATTATCAATGAAAATGGAATTCTCTTCCCTATCGATGTGAAGAATGGTCACAAGACCGGGTATTATCTGGACCAGCGTGACGCCCGCCGTCGCGTAGGTGAGCTTGCCAAAGGCAAGAAGGTTCTGAACTGTTTCTGCTATACTGGAGGCTTCGGTCTATACGCCCTTCGCGGAGGTTGCGAAAAGGTTTATCAGGTAGATGTATCCAAGGACGCTCTTAAGCTGGCCAAGGAAGGCATCATGCGTAACAAGCTTTCCACCGCACACGCCACCCATGTGGAAGCGGACGTATTCCAGTACCTGCGCAAGTGCCGTGACAAGGCAGAAACGTTTGACTTCATTGTGTTGGACCCACCCAAGTTTGTAGACTCCAAGGACAACTTGCAGAAAGGTTGCCGCGGATACAAGGACATTAACCTGTTGGCTATGAAACTTCTGGCAGAAGGCGGAATGCTCGCAACCTTTAGTTGCTCCGGCCTTATGGAAATGGATCTATTCCAGAAGATTATCGCCGATGCTGCAGCGGACGCACACAAGCGCGTGCAGATCATCGAACGATTCGGACAGCCCGCAGACCATCCGGTTAACACAGCTTTCCCCGAAGGCCAATACCTCAAGGGATTGCTGGTACAAGTAATCTAG
- a CDS encoding HU family DNA-binding protein, whose amino-acid sequence MNKQELIDAILANKEAGIESKAAAGRALDAVLDAIAAGVKKDGNVQLIGFGTFAVKERAAREGRNPLTGEKIKIKASKTVGFKAGAALKSSVAPKAAAKKAAPKAAAKPAKKAAKKK is encoded by the coding sequence ATGAACAAGCAAGAACTCATCGACGCAATCCTCGCCAACAAGGAAGCTGGCATTGAATCCAAGGCTGCTGCTGGCCGCGCTCTCGACGCTGTGCTCGATGCAATCGCTGCTGGTGTTAAGAAGGACGGCAACGTTCAGCTCATCGGTTTCGGTACCTTCGCTGTTAAGGAACGCGCTGCTCGTGAAGGCCGCAATCCTCTGACCGGCGAAAAGATCAAGATCAAGGCTTCCAAGACCGTTGGCTTCAAGGCTGGCGCTGCTCTGAAGTCCTCTGTTGCTCCGAAGGCTGCTGCTAAGAAGGCTGCTCCGAAGGCTGCTGCAAAGCCCGCTAAGAAGGCTGCTAAGAAGAAGTAA
- a CDS encoding AI-2E family transporter gives MQVSRIWTIDKIMRLLGVVLGAVALLWLLNYLKEVLFPFFAAFLLAYILDPLVCKLQVKVKHRIIAVVIVLLCTLSIVGGLLWFIVPKIVGEIQHLGVLVSRIFNDSSWANRLSEFIPDELWNSLKNDVSWKNISTTLKELDVWQSSQSLAGKVLPGAWGMISKGGQVIVWISGASLIFMYLVFIMLDMPKLRNGARELFPKRFKGRVSEFGKEVDKFMGNYFRAQSLVAMSVGILYAIGFAIIGLPMGVAFGLVSGAMNMIPYFQLASIPVALLLAVVYALESGMPFWEVAIIVLLVYLIVQVIQDFFLVPKIVGSSMDLPPVGILLSLSVWGKLLGFLGLIVAIPFTCICLVYIKKIQQKADNKAVPAVEDGSKA, from the coding sequence ATGCAAGTAAGCAGAATATGGACCATTGATAAAATTATGCGCCTATTGGGCGTTGTTCTTGGTGCTGTTGCACTCCTGTGGCTGTTGAATTACCTCAAAGAAGTCCTATTCCCTTTCTTTGCTGCTTTTTTACTGGCCTATATTCTTGATCCCCTGGTTTGTAAATTACAGGTTAAGGTGAAACACCGCATTATTGCGGTTGTCATTGTTTTACTTTGTACATTGAGCATTGTTGGCGGATTGCTTTGGTTTATCGTGCCGAAAATTGTCGGGGAAATTCAGCATTTGGGTGTGCTGGTCTCAAGAATATTTAACGATTCAAGTTGGGCCAACCGTCTGTCGGAATTCATTCCGGATGAATTATGGAATTCCCTTAAGAATGATGTTTCCTGGAAGAATATTTCTACAACATTGAAGGAACTGGATGTTTGGCAATCGTCCCAGTCGTTGGCTGGTAAAGTTTTGCCGGGTGCCTGGGGCATGATTTCCAAAGGCGGACAAGTGATTGTCTGGATTTCAGGTGCTTCCTTGATTTTCATGTACTTGGTGTTCATCATGCTGGATATGCCCAAGTTGCGCAATGGCGCCCGCGAACTCTTCCCCAAAAGGTTTAAGGGGAGGGTTTCTGAATTTGGCAAGGAAGTGGATAAGTTCATGGGTAACTATTTCCGTGCGCAGTCCTTGGTTGCAATGAGCGTTGGCATTTTGTACGCGATTGGCTTTGCTATCATAGGATTGCCTATGGGCGTTGCGTTTGGACTTGTATCGGGTGCCATGAATATGATTCCTTATTTCCAGCTGGCATCGATTCCTGTGGCACTGCTTCTTGCTGTGGTCTATGCCCTTGAATCAGGTATGCCTTTTTGGGAAGTTGCGATTATTGTCTTGCTAGTTTATTTGATTGTGCAAGTAATACAGGACTTCTTCCTGGTACCGAAAATAGTGGGCTCTTCAATGGATTTGCCTCCTGTAGGAATCCTGTTATCCCTTTCTGTTTGGGGTAAACTACTGGGTTTCCTTGGCCTTATTGTGGCAATTCCCTTTACTTGCATTTGTCTGGTTTATATCAAAAAAATCCAGCAGAAAGCCGATAATAAAGCCGTTCCAGCGGTGGAGGACGGCTCTAAGGCTTGA
- a CDS encoding CIA30 family protein — MNRKVVIAVSSGLILLVAVLAFFVLQKKFGFREMAIFPTETYEVYAVNDSIAGGYSTSEIHVANDGSVLANVNIRSGKAYSYAGVGVNLLSVNHRPAAEFFDFDRFDSIEVDVRTGRMQTVEVRILNNDPVYSRAGELLSYRPKTKIVPANMQTKIALADFKTPEWWLAEQGLDKDDYLSYFDRGVILAVVNGEKVMRGIPDEIELKSIRLWRGNKPEEGK, encoded by the coding sequence GGCCTGATTCTGCTGGTGGCTGTCCTTGCTTTTTTTGTCCTGCAGAAAAAGTTTGGTTTTCGGGAAATGGCAATTTTCCCTACGGAAACCTATGAAGTCTACGCCGTGAACGATTCTATTGCTGGTGGATATTCCACGAGTGAAATTCATGTGGCAAATGATGGATCGGTTTTGGCAAACGTGAATATCAGGTCTGGCAAGGCTTATTCCTATGCGGGGGTCGGAGTTAACTTGCTTTCCGTGAATCATAGGCCTGCGGCGGAATTCTTTGATTTCGATCGGTTTGATTCTATTGAAGTGGATGTTCGAACTGGACGGATGCAGACTGTTGAAGTCCGTATATTGAATAATGATCCCGTATATAGTAGGGCAGGGGAACTATTGAGTTATCGTCCTAAGACAAAGATTGTTCCCGCAAACATGCAGACGAAAATTGCTCTAGCAGATTTCAAAACGCCAGAGTGGTGGCTCGCAGAGCAGGGATTGGATAAGGACGATTATCTCTCTTACTTTGATCGAGGCGTCATTCTTGCGGTGGTCAATGGAGAAAAGGTGATGCGAGGCATTCCGGATGAAATTGAACTGAAGTCCATTAGACTTTGGCGTGGAAACAAGCCGGAAGAAGGAAAATAA